Proteins encoded in a region of the Bacillus sp. T3 genome:
- a CDS encoding molybdopterin-dependent oxidoreductase, which translates to MTNSSKRGQPMKFTGYGLIQKRDPSILSSKITAEPDLFKVWHLGIPDVDLDDWTLTIEGLVDCPTQFSLADLRLLPQTSVMAFHECAGSPLNPKVPQRRIGNVVWTGVRLVDLLKLVTVKDEAQFVISKGIDQGIYDNVHYSWVRKRSSNRKSYRSKRTHRVSY; encoded by the coding sequence ATGACCAATTCATCCAAAAGAGGGCAACCAATGAAATTTACAGGCTATGGACTTATTCAGAAACGTGACCCTAGCATTCTATCGAGCAAAATTACAGCTGAACCTGACTTGTTTAAAGTATGGCACCTTGGAATTCCTGATGTAGACCTAGATGATTGGACACTTACAATTGAAGGACTCGTTGACTGTCCAACGCAATTCAGTTTAGCGGATTTGCGATTGTTACCGCAAACGTCTGTGATGGCTTTTCATGAGTGTGCAGGAAGTCCACTAAATCCTAAAGTACCACAAAGAAGAATCGGAAATGTGGTTTGGACAGGTGTAAGACTCGTAGATTTGTTAAAGCTTGTGACAGTAAAAGACGAAGCACAATTTGTTATTTCTAAAGGGATTGATCAAGGAATTTATGACAATGTTCATTACTCCTGGGTACGAAAAAGATCTTCCAATAGAAAAAGCTATAGATCCAAACGTACTCATCGCGTTAGCTATTAA
- a CDS encoding beta-carotene 15,15'-monooxygenase, translating into MALNRVLYQNSLLFLLLIVLGTNFSLYHTSFGVNFLADNPNGAVVGSILDLALIAPILYIAWQRHWNWKNILISLAGGLVLVRFIIPMEYLGTYEAVPWIGFGVEGALILFEIYILVSLFKNFPNVIRSVKQSSLPIVFSFPSAVDHHRKAAPIIRIICSEILMFYYAFASWSKKPHISNNKFTIHRNSSLIAFQIMMIHAIILETIGIHWWLHEKVLIVSIVLLIINIYSVIFFVGDIQAVRHNALHVTEVGMYLSLGLMKRMEIKWTDIVKLIDEPELLKRKCSKNTIEFIARDFETVHPNIILQLKHPLRATLLMGKEKEFEQVALRVDDPTRFKETFINNMRRIKND; encoded by the coding sequence ATGGCTTTAAATAGAGTTCTCTATCAAAATAGTCTGCTCTTTTTACTTCTGATTGTGCTGGGTACTAATTTTTCTTTGTATCATACTTCATTTGGAGTCAATTTTTTAGCTGATAATCCAAATGGTGCAGTAGTTGGTTCAATCCTTGATTTAGCATTGATTGCTCCCATTTTGTATATTGCATGGCAGCGACATTGGAACTGGAAAAATATCCTTATCTCTTTAGCAGGTGGTCTTGTATTAGTACGTTTCATTATTCCGATGGAGTATTTAGGGACATATGAAGCAGTACCATGGATTGGATTTGGGGTTGAGGGTGCGCTTATCCTGTTTGAGATATACATTCTTGTGTCGTTATTTAAAAATTTTCCAAATGTTATACGTTCCGTTAAGCAGAGTTCTCTTCCAATTGTTTTTTCATTTCCTTCCGCAGTTGATCATCACAGGAAGGCTGCTCCAATTATTAGAATTATTTGTTCCGAAATACTAATGTTTTACTATGCTTTTGCAAGCTGGAGCAAGAAGCCGCATATAAGTAATAACAAGTTTACAATACACCGCAATTCGAGTTTAATTGCTTTTCAAATAATGATGATTCATGCAATTATCCTAGAAACAATAGGGATTCATTGGTGGCTGCATGAAAAGGTTTTAATCGTTTCGATTGTTTTACTCATCATAAATATCTATTCAGTCATTTTCTTTGTGGGGGACATACAGGCAGTTCGCCATAATGCCCTGCACGTTACAGAAGTAGGTATGTATCTTTCACTTGGGTTGATGAAACGAATGGAAATAAAGTGGACTGACATTGTGAAATTGATCGATGAACCAGAGCTGTTAAAACGGAAATGTTCAAAAAATACAATTGAATTTATAGCGAGGGATTTTGAAACGGTACACCCAAATATTATTTTGCAATTAAAGCATCCGTTAAGAGCAACCCTTTTAATGGGGAAAGAAAAAGAATTTGAGCAAGTAGCTCTTAGAGTGGATGATCCGACCAGATTTAAAGAGACATTCATAAATAATATGAGGAGAATCAAAAATGATTGA
- a CDS encoding DUF2651 family protein, producing MDKHLKFININRRYFLYFISLFVILCIAFLLQGIRQGGDFDIYGEDLAFGLFIYPLIVLVISIIGSIKNSWYVMPCITLIVLLVFFPIVTNDTYIVLLLAYLFISLIGSILTRLINHK from the coding sequence ATGGATAAGCATTTGAAATTTATTAACATTAATCGAAGGTATTTTCTATATTTTATTTCATTGTTTGTTATATTGTGCATCGCTTTCTTATTACAAGGTATTAGGCAAGGTGGAGATTTTGATATATATGGGGAGGACCTAGCTTTTGGTCTGTTTATTTATCCCCTAATCGTTTTGGTGATTTCAATTATTGGCTCCATTAAGAATTCTTGGTACGTTATGCCTTGCATCACACTCATTGTATTGCTAGTTTTTTTTCCAATTGTAACGAATGATACCTATATTGTATTACTTTTAGCTTATCTATTCATTTCGCTGATAGGAAGTATACTCACTCGTCTTATAAATCATAAATAG
- a CDS encoding DUF4240 domain-containing protein, which produces MYTLEKKEFWRLIEKSREFDQAEWLTEELAQKRLEEVVDFEFIFQEIMYASYQSRLWGAAYVLMGGCSDDAFDYFRGWLIGQGEEIYNKVMEDPEFLAEYINDDNLDDEGFPQNEELLSVGLDAYTLIKTGDIEWNDEIHNELLEALDKKGLQPITDIEFDWEEDDLEEIFPVLWERFGEEPLG; this is translated from the coding sequence GTGTATACATTGGAAAAGAAGGAATTTTGGAGATTAATTGAAAAGTCCAGAGAATTTGATCAAGCAGAATGGTTAACAGAGGAATTAGCTCAAAAGAGATTAGAAGAAGTAGTAGACTTTGAATTTATATTTCAAGAAATAATGTACGCTAGTTATCAATCCCGTTTATGGGGAGCGGCATATGTTTTGATGGGTGGCTGTTCTGACGATGCTTTTGACTATTTCAGAGGATGGCTGATTGGTCAGGGAGAAGAAATATATAACAAGGTAATGGAAGACCCCGAATTTTTAGCAGAATACATAAATGATGATAACCTTGATGATGAAGGCTTTCCTCAAAATGAAGAATTACTCTCAGTTGGGCTAGATGCCTATACGCTTATAAAGACGGGTGATATTGAATGGAATGACGAAATCCATAATGAGTTATTAGAAGCTCTTGACAAGAAGGGGCTACAACCAATAACTGACATAGAATTTGATTGGGAAGAAGATGATTTAGAAGAAATATTCCCAGTTCTATGGGAAAGATTTGGAGAAGAACCACTAGGTTAA
- a CDS encoding GNAT family N-acetyltransferase, producing MKAKRITIDEDLKVAFSIRKKVFVKEQGVPLEDEFDHFDKLNGECDHLLVHYHDQPVGTGRLRFVEGVGKLERICVLEPYRKFGIGKIIIQALEELAEERGVSQVKLHGQTQAEGFYKKLGFRTSSDVFMEDGIPHILMLKELSAKK from the coding sequence ATGAAAGCAAAAAGAATAACGATTGATGAAGATTTAAAAGTAGCTTTTTCTATAAGGAAAAAAGTATTTGTGAAGGAACAAGGCGTACCATTAGAAGATGAATTTGATCATTTTGATAAATTAAATGGAGAATGCGATCACCTACTCGTTCATTATCATGATCAACCAGTGGGCACGGGAAGACTTCGGTTCGTTGAAGGTGTAGGGAAATTAGAACGAATCTGCGTCCTGGAACCATACCGAAAATTTGGGATTGGAAAAATCATTATCCAAGCATTAGAAGAACTTGCTGAAGAACGTGGAGTGTCCCAGGTTAAATTACACGGACAAACACAGGCAGAAGGTTTTTATAAAAAACTAGGGTTTAGGACATCATCTGATGTATTTATGGAAGATGGAATTCCACATATTCTCATGCTCAAAGAATTATCAGCTAAAAAATGA
- a CDS encoding ABC transporter substrate-binding protein: MKKFGLLGLIVSLLLVFTACNSSNSATTSSGSSKADVIKIGAIFAQTGPASTLGSTQANLVKVLQKQLDDEGPINGKKIEIVMQDYETDDTKAVVAADKLISEGVVAIVGATQASTSMAILPKVTGAGLPLMTVAPVAPSTKGIYQMAPSNETNSNLMIKFFKKNNIKKVAWINARDGFGVDGLPSFEKVAKKNGIEIVAHEEFDATATDMTIQLTNIRKKNPQAVVVWSRTPGAGIVARNFKSLGFEIPMIQSSASANQGFLDQVKDNNENLYVIGSKLSVVDQLPDGDQKQRLAAFRSDYREMFNSDPDNFTAHAADGFQILINAIKAGNTTPGTDS; the protein is encoded by the coding sequence ATGAAGAAGTTTGGGTTGTTAGGTTTAATTGTTTCTCTATTATTAGTTTTTACTGCATGTAATTCTAGTAATTCAGCCACAACAAGTTCAGGAAGCTCTAAGGCAGACGTGATTAAGATTGGAGCTATTTTTGCTCAAACTGGTCCTGCATCAACCTTGGGTTCAACGCAAGCAAACTTAGTAAAGGTTCTCCAAAAACAATTAGATGACGAAGGACCAATTAATGGTAAGAAAATAGAAATCGTAATGCAAGACTATGAAACAGACGATACAAAAGCTGTGGTTGCAGCAGATAAACTTATTTCTGAAGGTGTAGTGGCAATAGTTGGAGCAACGCAGGCAAGTACATCAATGGCCATTTTACCAAAGGTAACTGGGGCAGGGCTGCCATTAATGACTGTAGCTCCAGTGGCTCCTAGCACAAAAGGAATCTATCAAATGGCACCAAGCAACGAAACCAATTCAAACTTAATGATTAAGTTCTTTAAGAAAAACAATATCAAAAAGGTAGCATGGATCAATGCACGTGATGGATTTGGTGTTGATGGGCTTCCATCCTTTGAAAAGGTTGCGAAAAAGAATGGGATTGAGATCGTAGCACACGAAGAATTCGATGCCACTGCAACAGATATGACGATTCAATTGACTAATATTCGTAAAAAGAACCCACAAGCTGTGGTTGTATGGTCAAGAACTCCTGGAGCTGGAATTGTAGCTCGAAACTTTAAATCTTTAGGATTCGAAATACCGATGATTCAATCTTCTGCTTCGGCCAATCAAGGATTCTTAGACCAAGTTAAAGATAATAATGAAAATCTATATGTCATTGGAAGTAAATTAAGTGTTGTAGATCAGTTGCCGGATGGAGATCAAAAGCAGCGTTTAGCTGCATTTCGCTCAGATTATCGAGAAATGTTTAATAGTGATCCAGATAACTTTACAGCCCATGCTGCAGATGGGTTTCAAATATTAATTAATGCTATCAAAGCTGGAAATACCACTCCAGGAACAGATTCATAA
- a CDS encoding GNAT family N-acetyltransferase, with product MTIKIKKCTLEDSSILQEISYETFNDTFKDQNSPENMNAYLERAFNLKQLEKELSNVSSEFLFVYFHDEVAGYLKVNINDAQSEEMGDESLEIERIYIRSKFQKSGLGKYLLNKALEIALQHNKKKIWLGVWEKNENALAFYKKMGFVQTGAHSFFMGDEEQIDFIMTKALI from the coding sequence ATGACCATCAAGATAAAAAAATGCACTCTTGAAGATTCAAGTATCCTTCAAGAAATTAGTTATGAAACGTTTAATGATACCTTTAAGGATCAGAACTCACCTGAAAATATGAATGCCTATTTGGAAAGGGCATTTAACTTAAAACAATTAGAAAAAGAATTATCCAATGTATCTTCAGAGTTCTTATTTGTCTATTTTCACGATGAAGTGGCTGGTTATTTAAAGGTTAATATCAATGATGCTCAGTCTGAAGAAATGGGTGATGAATCACTGGAAATCGAAAGGATTTATATTAGGAGCAAATTTCAAAAAAGCGGACTTGGCAAATATCTGCTAAATAAAGCTTTGGAAATTGCTTTACAACATAATAAAAAGAAAATCTGGCTAGGTGTATGGGAAAAAAATGAAAATGCTCTAGCTTTTTATAAGAAAATGGGGTTTGTCCAAACCGGAGCCCACTCTTTTTTCATGGGTGATGAAGAGCAAATTGACTTTATCATGACCAAAGCACTCATATAA
- a CDS encoding molybdopterin-dependent oxidoreductase, translated as MFITPGYEKDLPIEKAIDPNVLIALAINGEPLTIERGGPVRLVIPGYYGTNSTKWLTNLVVSNVRSTSAFTTKYYMDRETVDGKIIETPVWENSPNSIIVQPQNGEGLKLEETEIWGWAWGSSSISLVEVSTDGGETWQEAKVEQRENFEWQRFSIKWNPKSVGEYCIMTRAIDSKGDRQPLSLRRNQISRRMIFVENSLEKLY; from the coding sequence ATGTTCATTACTCCTGGGTACGAAAAAGATCTTCCAATAGAAAAAGCTATAGATCCAAACGTACTCATCGCGTTAGCTATTAATGGAGAACCGTTAACGATAGAACGTGGAGGACCTGTTCGCCTTGTGATTCCAGGATATTATGGAACGAACTCGACAAAGTGGCTGACAAATTTAGTAGTTTCAAATGTTAGAAGTACGAGTGCATTTACTACCAAGTATTATATGGATCGAGAAACCGTTGATGGGAAAATAATAGAAACTCCTGTCTGGGAAAATAGTCCGAACTCCATCATTGTTCAACCGCAGAACGGAGAAGGCCTGAAACTAGAAGAAACGGAAATTTGGGGCTGGGCATGGGGGTCCTCGTCCATTTCATTAGTTGAGGTGTCAACGGATGGTGGGGAAACCTGGCAAGAAGCAAAGGTTGAACAGCGAGAGAATTTCGAATGGCAGCGATTCTCGATAAAATGGAATCCTAAATCCGTAGGAGAATATTGTATAATGACCCGCGCAATTGACTCGAAAGGGGATCGTCAACCCCTATCCCTTCGAAGAAATCAAATCTCACGAAGGATGATCTTTGTTGAAAATTCATTAGAAAAACTTTATTAG
- the rsgA gene encoding GTPase RsgA — protein sequence MKNFNMKNLGLSEEFIQESKIYKDLFIGRVSTQYKNLFKVITENSEIAAEISGKFHYNVKGPSEYPAVGDFVMVDRTDNSKGNGIIHHILTRKSVFARKVAGAKEDIQVVATNIDTVFICMSLNNDYNLRRLERYLSVAWDSGAIPVIVLTKSDLCREIEVRLDEISSIAIGVDVLVVTSTTDEGYQSLKRYLSNGKTVAFIGSSGVGKSTLINCLLGQYVLDTNGLRNDDKGRHTTTRRELIMLPNLGVVIDTPGYEGTWNY from the coding sequence TTGAAAAATTTTAATATGAAAAATCTAGGACTTTCTGAAGAATTTATACAAGAGTCTAAAATATATAAAGATCTTTTTATTGGTCGAGTATCAACGCAATATAAAAATTTATTTAAGGTGATTACGGAAAATAGTGAAATTGCTGCTGAGATATCAGGAAAATTTCACTATAATGTTAAGGGACCTTCTGAATATCCTGCCGTTGGAGATTTCGTTATGGTCGACAGAACCGATAATTCAAAAGGAAATGGAATTATTCACCATATACTTACACGGAAAAGTGTTTTTGCACGGAAAGTTGCAGGTGCTAAGGAAGATATTCAGGTTGTAGCTACAAATATTGATACAGTTTTTATATGTATGTCACTGAATAATGATTATAATCTTCGTAGACTAGAGCGTTACCTTTCTGTTGCATGGGACAGTGGTGCAATACCGGTTATTGTTCTTACAAAATCAGATTTATGTAGGGAAATTGAGGTAAGGCTTGACGAAATATCTTCTATTGCAATAGGTGTCGACGTGCTTGTTGTAACAAGTACAACTGATGAAGGGTATCAATCATTAAAACGATACCTTTCTAATGGTAAGACAGTAGCATTTATCGGATCATCAGGGGTTGGAAAATCGACTTTAATCAATTGTCTCCTCGGACAATATGTTTTAGATACAAATGGGTTAAGAAATGATGATAAGGGCAGACATACGACAACAAGGCGTGAACTGATTATGTTGCCGAATTTGGGAGTTGTGATAGACACTCCTGGGTATGAGGGAACTTGGAATTATTAA
- a CDS encoding branched-chain amino acid ABC transporter permease — protein sequence MKLENELHGSRAKPLLFLTALVLILPFVIQSQYIFTILILIGIYSVVAIGLCLLIGYAGQISLGHAAFFGIGAYASGVLTTTYQISPWLAILIGMVFTFILAYVIGIPILKLKGHFLALATLGINIIFYILILGLNEWTGGAAGLVGIPTLSIFGISLIDKLFFYFFVWGIAILVLILSLNIVRSHVGRVLRSIHDSEIATETLGVQVSKYKVAIFALSAAFASLAGSVYAHYITFVAPPTFYITKSILFLIMVMVGGASSIWGAVLGTTIIMFLNEAIRFVGHTYFGISGEVEIVVYGFIIILMMMFLPKGLMPSITKLFQKDKNKKHLAAKLQKEMVSEKGV from the coding sequence ATGAAGTTGGAAAATGAATTACATGGCAGTAGGGCAAAGCCACTATTGTTTTTAACAGCACTGGTCTTAATCCTTCCTTTCGTTATTCAATCTCAGTATATTTTTACCATTTTAATTTTAATTGGGATTTATTCAGTTGTGGCGATTGGCTTATGTTTATTAATCGGTTACGCCGGGCAAATCTCGCTTGGCCATGCCGCATTCTTTGGAATTGGAGCCTACGCTTCTGGAGTTCTAACAACAACCTATCAAATATCTCCCTGGCTAGCCATTTTGATTGGGATGGTTTTTACGTTCATTCTTGCTTATGTCATAGGGATCCCCATTTTAAAACTGAAGGGGCATTTTCTTGCCTTAGCTACACTTGGAATTAACATTATTTTCTATATTTTAATTTTAGGTTTGAATGAATGGACGGGAGGAGCTGCTGGATTAGTTGGCATACCTACTCTTTCTATTTTTGGGATATCACTCATTGATAAGTTGTTTTTCTACTTTTTTGTTTGGGGGATTGCTATTCTCGTACTAATTTTATCCCTGAATATCGTGCGCTCACATGTAGGAAGAGTTTTAAGGAGTATTCATGATAGTGAAATTGCAACTGAAACGCTCGGCGTACAAGTTTCAAAATACAAAGTTGCCATTTTTGCCTTAAGTGCCGCCTTCGCCTCATTAGCTGGAAGTGTCTATGCTCATTACATTACCTTTGTAGCCCCGCCCACATTTTATATAACAAAATCAATCCTGTTTTTAATAATGGTTATGGTTGGAGGAGCAAGTTCCATTTGGGGAGCAGTCTTAGGAACAACCATTATCATGTTTTTAAATGAAGCCATTCGTTTTGTAGGCCATACGTATTTTGGGATCAGTGGGGAAGTGGAGATTGTTGTTTACGGATTTATCATTATATTAATGATGATGTTTTTGCCGAAGGGGCTAATGCCCTCAATAACAAAGCTTTTTCAAAAGGATAAAAATAAAAAGCATCTAGCTGCGAAGCTTCAAAAAGAGATGGTCTCTGAGAAAGGAGTTTAA
- a CDS encoding MarR family transcriptional regulator, whose product MKEILREIGMIARALDSISNIEFKEFDLTKGQYLYLVRICENPGIIQEKLAEIIKVDRTTAARAIKKLEMNGFIEKKDDEHNKKINKLFPTEKGQKVYPFIKREHDYSESVALEGFSETEVEAIFHLLQRVRKNIEKDWEFVKKGNKRNY is encoded by the coding sequence ATGAAGGAAATCCTCCGTGAAATTGGAATGATTGCCAGGGCACTAGATTCAATAAGCAATATCGAATTTAAAGAATTTGACCTTACGAAAGGACAGTATTTGTACTTAGTGCGAATCTGTGAAAATCCAGGAATCATCCAAGAAAAGCTGGCTGAAATCATAAAAGTAGACCGAACAACAGCAGCTCGTGCAATAAAAAAACTTGAAATGAATGGGTTTATTGAAAAGAAAGATGATGAACATAACAAAAAAATAAATAAGCTCTTTCCAACAGAAAAAGGGCAAAAAGTTTACCCATTTATAAAAAGAGAACATGATTATTCCGAAAGCGTTGCATTAGAGGGATTTTCCGAGACAGAAGTAGAAGCCATTTTCCATCTTCTTCAAAGAGTAAGAAAAAATATTGAAAAAGACTGGGAATTCGTTAAAAAAGGAAATAAGAGGAATTATTGA
- a CDS encoding FMN-binding negative transcriptional regulator, which yields MYIPSQFKIIDETMAFDIIKEHSFATLFSQHNGMPFATHLPLLLNKENTYLYGHFARPNPQWKDIKNQTVLAIFHGPHCYISPSWYETNKAVPTWNYVTVHVYGEVELLEDENELMDSLHDMVLKYEAPDSPYRLEDVDAEFLAGMNKGVQGFKIKINKLEGKAKLSQNHSIKRQELVINQLEQISKNDEQQISALMKANIL from the coding sequence ATGTATATTCCTTCACAATTTAAAATTATAGATGAAACAATGGCTTTTGACATAATAAAAGAACATAGCTTTGCTACTCTTTTTTCTCAACACAATGGAATGCCATTTGCAACTCATTTACCGTTACTTTTGAACAAGGAAAATACTTATTTATATGGACACTTTGCTCGTCCAAATCCGCAGTGGAAGGATATCAAAAATCAAACGGTTCTAGCTATTTTTCACGGTCCACATTGTTATATCTCCCCATCTTGGTATGAGACGAATAAAGCAGTCCCAACATGGAATTACGTGACCGTTCATGTTTATGGAGAGGTAGAGTTATTAGAGGACGAAAATGAGTTAATGGACTCCTTACATGATATGGTGTTGAAATATGAAGCACCTGACAGTCCATACAGATTAGAGGATGTAGATGCTGAATTTCTCGCTGGTATGAACAAAGGGGTTCAAGGTTTTAAAATTAAAATCAATAAGCTAGAAGGAAAAGCTAAGTTAAGTCAAAACCACTCTATTAAGCGGCAAGAACTAGTTATAAATCAACTAGAACAAATATCAAAAAACGATGAGCAACAGATTTCCGCATTAATGAAGGCGAATATTTTGTAA
- a CDS encoding branched-chain amino acid ABC transporter permease, with amino-acid sequence MDLLMQYLVTGLTVGSIYALLAIGFVTIYNITGVLNFAQGEFAMIGALTCITFANAGFPMFVSIILATLITAVIGLIIERTAILYARDTSVIILIIITIGLSTFLKGMGLIVWGTNPKQLAPIIKGEPFQFMGAMINPQSIIIFVVLLILLAVLYLFFEKTYIGSALRASEKNPRAAKLMGINTSTMSALAFTLAAALGAIAGIMIAPITDATYEMGFLIGVKGFVGMVIGGMHSIPGAVAGALIVGLLEAFSSAYISTFYSDAITFAVLILVLFLKPNGIFARASGERV; translated from the coding sequence ATGGACTTACTAATGCAGTATTTAGTAACGGGTTTAACCGTTGGGAGTATTTATGCATTATTGGCTATTGGCTTTGTAACCATATATAACATAACGGGAGTCTTAAATTTTGCTCAAGGTGAATTTGCCATGATTGGGGCATTAACTTGCATTACCTTTGCAAATGCTGGATTCCCGATGTTTGTTTCGATTATTCTTGCAACCCTGATTACAGCAGTAATTGGATTGATTATTGAAAGAACGGCCATATTATATGCTCGAGACACCTCCGTCATCATCTTGATCATTATCACGATTGGATTGTCGACCTTTTTAAAAGGTATGGGGCTCATCGTATGGGGAACAAATCCAAAACAATTGGCTCCGATTATTAAGGGAGAACCATTTCAGTTCATGGGTGCCATGATCAATCCGCAAAGTATTATCATCTTTGTTGTATTATTGATCCTGCTTGCCGTTCTTTACCTGTTTTTTGAAAAAACTTATATTGGATCTGCATTAAGAGCCAGTGAAAAGAATCCGCGTGCGGCAAAGCTGATGGGGATCAATACAAGTACGATGTCGGCCTTGGCCTTTACACTTGCTGCGGCTTTAGGTGCGATTGCCGGGATTATGATTGCCCCTATTACTGATGCAACCTATGAGATGGGCTTTTTGATTGGAGTAAAAGGCTTTGTAGGAATGGTGATAGGAGGAATGCACAGTATTCCTGGAGCTGTAGCAGGGGCACTAATTGTTGGATTGTTGGAAGCCTTTTCAAGCGCCTATATATCGACCTTCTATAGTGATGCGATTACGTTTGCTGTTTTAATCCTGGTTTTATTCCTTAAACCTAATGGAATATTCGCCAGAGCTTCGGGAGAAAGAGTTTAA
- a CDS encoding SMI1/KNR4 family protein, which yields MKNLIDFLPTRKKGVDEIHIKAAEEKLGALFPCEYKELFMLINNPEIGEWMLYPIKDTKNLKHTWDDIVRQNLDQREEALSNDLIAIGENGTGDKLCFRVRKKFMQSQVYIWNHETTSTRSVALSLKEFIENEVSKYKNETMLLGTFQVTSGKLIISDPCYGYDEENSEGLQVLLKPAKRGNWSVAISYNEEEVVQKLVVFWGNIEPEEEWIPINQLIAVDSAQAGIFDLAFFDVDEKIIDEVENVYDIEMDDDVSKYYVACCDAVASEQQGGIVPGGAVAMSGYGDGLYQVYFKQDASSEIVSVMIDFLVSDEYE from the coding sequence ATGAAGAATCTAATTGATTTTCTCCCAACAAGAAAAAAAGGAGTGGATGAAATACATATAAAAGCAGCAGAAGAGAAGCTAGGTGCTTTGTTTCCATGCGAATATAAAGAACTTTTTATGTTGATAAATAACCCAGAGATTGGTGAATGGATGCTCTATCCGATTAAGGATACCAAAAATCTAAAACACACGTGGGACGATATCGTAAGACAAAACCTTGATCAACGAGAAGAAGCTTTATCAAATGATTTAATAGCGATTGGTGAGAACGGAACAGGAGATAAACTATGCTTTCGTGTTAGAAAAAAGTTCATGCAAAGTCAAGTATATATCTGGAATCATGAAACAACCAGCACTAGGAGTGTAGCCTTGTCTTTGAAAGAATTTATCGAAAATGAGGTTTCTAAATATAAAAATGAAACTATGTTACTAGGGACATTCCAGGTGACGAGTGGCAAGCTTATAATAAGCGATCCTTGCTATGGTTACGATGAAGAAAATAGTGAAGGTTTGCAGGTTCTTCTAAAGCCAGCTAAACGAGGGAATTGGTCAGTTGCTATTTCGTATAATGAGGAAGAGGTTGTCCAAAAACTTGTAGTTTTTTGGGGAAATATTGAGCCTGAAGAGGAATGGATCCCAATCAATCAGTTGATCGCGGTCGATTCAGCCCAAGCCGGGATTTTTGATTTAGCCTTTTTTGACGTTGATGAAAAAATAATTGATGAAGTAGAAAATGTGTACGATATTGAGATGGATGACGATGTTTCCAAATACTATGTTGCATGCTGTGATGCAGTTGCTTCTGAACAGCAAGGTGGGATCGTTCCCGGTGGAGCGGTAGCGATGTCAGGTTATGGCGATGGCTTATATCAAGTGTATTTCAAACAGGACGCGTCTAGTGAAATTGTTTCTGTTATGATTGATTTCTTGGTAAGTGATGAGTATGAATAA